A stretch of the Planktothricoides raciborskii GIHE-MW2 genome encodes the following:
- a CDS encoding type I polyketide synthase: MNFILNNQDREPLHQPAIAILGMSCRFPGAENIDDFWKNLCNGVESISFFSDSELDFIDPNLLKHPNYIKAGGVLSQIDKFDADFFGYSAKEAAIIDPQQRIFLECAWEALENAGYNSENHQQELFGVYAGSSLSTYLINNVCPSQGFSPAKPYLSHRLFRAANDLHLEQGNGGDHLPMRVSYKLGLTGPSVSVQTTCATSLVAVHLACQSLHCGECDVALAGGVSIFVPHRVGYLYREGMILSPDGHCRAFDADAKGTVFGNGAGVVVLKLLSKAIADGDRIYAVIKGTAVNNDGTHKMSYTAPSIQGQVAVISEALAVAQIDANTISYVETHGTGTALGDPIEITALTQAFHQSTDEPIAKNGFCAIGSVKTNIGHLDDAAGIAGLIKTILALKNGAIPPSLNFNQPNPNIDFANSPFYVNTELVEWNKNDFPRRAGVSSFGMGGTNCHVVLEEAPPTSQPYFTERPTHLLTLSAKTEAALKDLVEKYVDYLGSNSHVELGDICFTANTGRKHFQHRLAIVADSIENLQSQLQHQDLHFSQADSVKNGTAKKLGFLFTGQGSQYLNMGRQLYETQPTFRQNLDRCNDILKEYLDVSLLEVLFSDNQSKLDNTAYTQPALFAVEYALAQLWQSWGIKPDILMGHSVGEYVAATIAGVFSLEDGLKLIAHRGRLMQALPQNGEMVAVLASEQEVLSVISATEKVSLAASNAPQSVVISGEREAIQTICQTLETQGIKTKNLRVFHAFHSPLMEPIIGEFKQIAQQVTFSYPQIPVISNVTGEVITDAITNIDYWCQHILQPVKFAAGMQSLAQQGVEIFIEIGPKPILLGMGRQCLPTDDSGLWLPSLRPEKEDWQALLTSLAELYLHGVKIDWQGFDRDFVRKRVVLPTYPFQRRRYWIDAPAISQIPSFNSDNSQHPLLGVALSLAGTQELRFQGQISKYFPAWLGDHRVFDSIILPGTAYLEMALAAAKNITQSPQSIRLEGVTIQKALVLSENEAKTLQMVLQPEANKAYKFQVFSLESGEDSQKQPSWLIHATGKLYLEAPKTPELLNLIELKQQITEEIAVRDLYQKFQDQQIDYGASFRAVDQVWRNQNTALGYIVLPESLTLDLDSYQVHPVLLDTCLQVLDATLLEEREETYVPVVFEKLEFWQKPSAKMWCYAQLHPQESEETDILKADIKLLDSHGQVIVEVQGLQLKRVRRQTMLGKTENPEQDCLYQIEWQQQKRQSAISKTNQPRHWLIFADSPQSQELATLLRAQGEICILVLAGEEYQNISAQEYRINPACPEHFQQLLSSLPLIDGIVHTWGLEQSINLTSETLEQTALFSCGSALHLVQALVKNNTRPPLWIVTQGAQSIQEQSIQALVPSLLWGMGKTIPLEHPDLKVMRIDLDPQATTNESAQALFAEVFPLLSTDIIEDQIAYRNHERYVARLVRYQTAKASDSAILEIPKQPFRLTIADRGTPDNLKLETINRQLPADTEVEILVHAAGLNFIDVLNVLEMYPGEPPLGIECAGKIVAQGAGVTNLEIGDSVMAIATGSFSQYVTVNANLVVPVPKVLSFEEAATIPESFLTAYWSLHHLAKITSGKRVLIHAGAGGVGQAAVQLALQAGAEVFVTASPSKWDSLKALGVKAVMNSRTLDFAEEIMAVTQGKGVDIILNSLTGEGFIAKSLSVLAENGCFLELAKRDIWSYEQMAQFRPDVSYFKVDTAKACQEESATIQLMLRHLVQQFENHKLKPLTNTVFPIQSAVNAFRYMQQAKHIGKIILNWQTGIVQANGSYLITGGCSGLGLLVARWLVEQGARHLILLGRSGVQQENAAQIAEIEQAGTSVTIMPADVSNWVEMTKVFSYINENLPPLRGIIHAAGVLDDGLIQQQTWQRFTKVMAPKVQGAWNLHNLSQHESLDFFVMFSSSASLLGAPGQGNYAAANAFLDALASYRRSQGLAGLSINWGPWAEVGMTAKLQLGDRLSQKGEDSIYPQQGLEILEMLLMESPVQVGVMPMNWTRFWERQTAITPIFSQLQQSLELKVGQQSVIEFHKHLETLPFAERKAALTSHLCSQAAKILGIKNPQQLSTGERLVDLGLDSLMAIEFLSLLQSSLGVSLSSALLFEYPTVEALVDYLSKDFVTSEEVNSVSLTQGKDSQAVLPGANQGNSSQHHSTIIAIQTQGTKTPLFCVSGILGSVFDFYGLARYLGADQPFYGLRSLGLVTGEQPLTVMTEIADHHIQAIQKIQPQGPYKLAGHSFGGKVAFEMARQLQDQGQAVSFLAIMDIPAALIGSDRQIGTWDNAEYITKLAEIYGGGSGERLVISPESLRTLKLEEQLRVLLDQLQQIGQKLTEVELQQIFSVYRANMIADTAYIPPKCEVSITLLRAKEIGQLDFLPDAITTEKDPSWGWQQVSTKPIQLHVIPGNHFTMIKEPHVQFLARQLK; the protein is encoded by the coding sequence ATGAATTTTATTCTAAATAATCAGGATAGGGAGCCGTTGCATCAACCTGCGATCGCGATCCTTGGTATGTCCTGTCGCTTTCCTGGGGCAGAGAATATTGATGATTTTTGGAAAAATTTGTGCAATGGAGTCGAATCCATTTCCTTTTTCTCCGACTCAGAATTAGACTTTATCGATCCTAACTTGTTGAAGCATCCCAATTACATCAAAGCTGGGGGGGTACTCTCCCAAATTGACAAGTTTGATGCTGACTTTTTTGGGTACAGTGCTAAAGAAGCTGCGATTATAGATCCCCAACAGCGAATTTTCCTAGAATGTGCTTGGGAAGCATTAGAAAACGCTGGTTATAATTCCGAAAATCACCAACAAGAATTATTTGGTGTTTATGCCGGTTCAAGTCTGAGTACCTATTTAATTAATAATGTTTGTCCTAGCCAAGGATTTTCCCCCGCAAAACCCTATCTTAGCCATAGACTATTTAGAGCCGCTAACGATTTACATTTAGAACAGGGAAATGGCGGCGATCATTTACCGATGCGCGTTTCCTACAAATTAGGTTTAACAGGTCCAAGTGTCAGTGTACAAACAACCTGTGCTACCTCATTAGTGGCTGTACATTTAGCTTGTCAAAGTTTACATTGCGGTGAATGTGATGTAGCCTTAGCTGGCGGTGTTTCTATCTTTGTTCCCCATCGGGTAGGCTATCTCTATCGGGAAGGAATGATTTTATCACCAGATGGGCATTGTCGAGCCTTTGATGCTGATGCTAAAGGAACCGTTTTTGGTAATGGTGCTGGTGTGGTTGTCCTGAAATTACTGAGTAAAGCCATTGCAGATGGCGATCGCATTTATGCAGTGATTAAAGGAACGGCAGTCAATAACGATGGAACTCATAAAATGAGTTATACTGCCCCCAGTATTCAAGGACAGGTAGCTGTAATTTCTGAAGCCTTAGCCGTAGCGCAAATTGATGCTAATACAATAAGTTATGTAGAAACTCACGGCACCGGCACTGCTCTCGGCGATCCGATTGAAATTACTGCCCTCACCCAAGCTTTTCACCAAAGTACAGATGAACCGATAGCTAAAAATGGATTCTGTGCCATTGGTTCAGTGAAAACTAATATCGGACATTTAGATGATGCTGCGGGAATTGCTGGTCTAATTAAGACAATATTAGCCCTAAAAAATGGTGCCATTCCTCCCAGCTTAAACTTTAACCAACCCAATCCTAATATTGATTTTGCTAATAGCCCTTTCTACGTCAATACCGAGTTAGTAGAATGGAATAAAAACGACTTCCCACGTCGTGCCGGAGTTAGTTCCTTTGGTATGGGTGGCACTAATTGTCATGTCGTTTTAGAAGAAGCTCCCCCAACTAGCCAACCGTATTTTACCGAAAGACCGACTCATTTATTAACCCTCTCCGCTAAAACCGAAGCTGCTCTAAAGGATTTAGTGGAAAAGTATGTAGATTATTTAGGCAGCAATTCTCATGTAGAACTAGGAGATATTTGCTTTACTGCCAATACAGGACGCAAACATTTTCAGCACCGATTAGCAATCGTTGCCGACTCAATAGAGAATTTGCAATCACAATTGCAACATCAAGATTTGCATTTCTCCCAAGCTGATTCGGTCAAAAACGGAACTGCCAAAAAACTTGGTTTTTTATTCACAGGACAAGGTTCCCAATATCTGAATATGGGTCGCCAACTCTACGAAACACAGCCAACTTTTCGGCAAAATTTAGACCGCTGCAACGATATTTTAAAAGAATACTTAGACGTTTCTTTATTGGAGGTATTATTCTCTGATAACCAGTCAAAATTAGATAACACAGCCTACACACAACCGGCCTTATTTGCGGTGGAATATGCCTTAGCTCAGTTGTGGCAATCCTGGGGCATTAAACCCGATATCCTCATGGGGCATAGTGTTGGTGAATATGTAGCTGCAACTATCGCTGGAGTCTTTAGCTTAGAAGATGGATTAAAGCTAATTGCTCATAGGGGTAGGCTGATGCAAGCCTTACCTCAAAACGGAGAAATGGTGGCGGTTTTAGCTTCTGAACAAGAAGTATTATCAGTTATTTCTGCAACAGAAAAAGTTTCTTTAGCAGCCAGTAATGCTCCTCAAAGTGTAGTGATTTCTGGGGAAAGAGAAGCCATTCAAACAATTTGTCAAACCCTAGAAACCCAAGGTATAAAAACCAAAAATTTACGAGTTTTTCATGCTTTTCACTCGCCTTTAATGGAGCCAATTATAGGTGAGTTTAAGCAAATAGCGCAACAAGTAACTTTTTCATACCCCCAGATTCCTGTAATTAGCAATGTTACAGGAGAAGTAATTACAGATGCTATCACAAACATTGACTATTGGTGTCAACATATCCTTCAACCTGTGAAATTTGCTGCCGGTATGCAATCTTTGGCACAGCAGGGAGTGGAAATATTTATAGAAATTGGACCCAAACCCATTTTATTAGGTATGGGTCGTCAGTGTTTACCGACAGATGATTCTGGTTTGTGGTTGCCAAGTTTGCGTCCAGAAAAAGAAGATTGGCAAGCGTTACTCACCAGTTTAGCCGAACTTTATCTGCATGGTGTAAAAATTGATTGGCAGGGTTTTGACCGGGATTTTGTCAGAAAACGGGTTGTTTTACCCACCTATCCCTTCCAACGACGTCGCTATTGGATAGATGCACCAGCTATCTCTCAAATACCCAGCTTTAACTCTGATAATTCCCAGCATCCTTTATTAGGTGTTGCCCTATCCTTGGCGGGAACTCAGGAGTTACGTTTTCAAGGACAAATTAGTAAGTATTTCCCAGCTTGGTTAGGCGATCATCGCGTGTTTGATAGCATAATTTTGCCGGGAACTGCTTATTTAGAAATGGCTTTAGCAGCAGCGAAAAATATCACCCAATCTCCTCAAAGTATTCGCTTAGAAGGTGTTACCATCCAAAAGGCGCTGGTTCTATCAGAAAATGAAGCCAAAACCCTACAGATGGTGTTGCAACCAGAAGCAAATAAAGCTTACAAATTCCAAGTTTTTAGTTTAGAGTCTGGGGAAGATAGCCAAAAACAACCTTCTTGGCTGATTCATGCCACAGGTAAACTCTACTTAGAAGCACCAAAAACGCCAGAATTGTTGAATTTAATTGAGTTAAAACAGCAAATAACAGAAGAAATTGCTGTGCGCGATCTTTACCAAAAATTTCAAGATCAGCAAATAGACTATGGTGCTAGTTTCCGCGCCGTTGACCAGGTATGGCGCAATCAAAATACAGCACTTGGTTACATCGTTTTACCAGAATCTCTAACCTTAGACTTAGACAGCTATCAAGTCCACCCAGTGTTATTAGATACCTGTCTGCAAGTGTTAGATGCAACTTTGTTAGAAGAGCGAGAAGAAACCTATGTGCCAGTGGTTTTTGAAAAGTTAGAATTTTGGCAAAAACCCAGCGCTAAAATGTGGTGTTATGCTCAATTACATCCACAAGAATCTGAAGAGACAGACATCCTGAAAGCTGATATTAAATTGTTAGATTCTCATGGGCAAGTAATTGTAGAAGTTCAGGGACTACAACTAAAACGGGTGCGCCGGCAAACCATGCTAGGCAAAACTGAAAATCCAGAGCAAGATTGCCTATATCAAATCGAATGGCAGCAACAAAAACGGCAGTCTGCTATCAGCAAAACAAATCAACCTCGCCATTGGTTAATCTTTGCTGATTCTCCCCAAAGTCAAGAATTAGCTACTTTATTGCGTGCTCAAGGCGAAATTTGTATTCTGGTTTTGGCCGGTGAGGAATACCAAAACATCTCTGCACAAGAATACCGAATTAATCCCGCTTGTCCAGAACATTTTCAGCAACTCTTATCATCCTTGCCCTTGATTGATGGAATCGTTCATACTTGGGGATTAGAACAATCAATAAACCTAACCTCAGAAACCTTAGAACAAACGGCTTTATTCAGTTGTGGCAGTGCATTACACCTGGTACAAGCTCTAGTAAAAAATAATACCCGTCCCCCGTTGTGGATAGTTACTCAAGGTGCCCAGTCGATTCAAGAACAGTCAATACAGGCGCTAGTTCCTTCTTTGCTGTGGGGTATGGGTAAAACAATTCCCTTAGAGCATCCAGACTTAAAAGTGATGCGGATCGATTTAGATCCCCAAGCAACAACTAACGAGTCTGCTCAAGCTTTATTTGCGGAAGTATTCCCCCTGTTATCGACAGATATTATTGAAGACCAAATTGCCTATCGCAACCATGAACGCTATGTTGCCCGGTTGGTTCGCTATCAAACCGCTAAGGCATCAGATAGCGCCATATTGGAAATACCAAAACAGCCCTTCCGCCTGACTATTGCTGATCGGGGAACCCCAGATAATCTCAAGCTAGAAACTATCAACCGTCAATTACCGGCAGATACAGAAGTAGAAATTTTAGTTCATGCCGCAGGACTCAATTTTATTGATGTTTTGAATGTCTTGGAGATGTATCCTGGTGAACCTCCTTTAGGAATTGAATGTGCGGGAAAAATTGTTGCTCAAGGTGCCGGTGTTACTAACTTAGAAATTGGCGATTCAGTCATGGCGATCGCCACTGGTAGCTTCAGTCAATATGTAACAGTAAATGCCAACTTAGTTGTACCAGTCCCTAAAGTTCTATCTTTTGAAGAAGCAGCAACAATTCCAGAATCTTTTCTCACGGCATACTGGAGTTTGCATCATTTAGCTAAAATTACTTCAGGAAAACGGGTATTAATTCATGCCGGTGCTGGAGGAGTTGGTCAGGCTGCGGTGCAGTTAGCCTTACAAGCTGGTGCAGAGGTTTTTGTCACCGCTAGTCCTAGTAAATGGGACAGTCTAAAAGCATTGGGCGTGAAAGCAGTAATGAATTCTCGGACGCTGGATTTTGCCGAGGAAATTATGGCAGTTACCCAAGGAAAAGGGGTTGATATTATTCTCAATTCTCTTACCGGCGAGGGTTTTATTGCCAAGAGTTTAAGTGTATTAGCTGAAAACGGATGTTTTCTGGAACTTGCCAAGCGGGATATCTGGAGTTATGAGCAAATGGCGCAGTTCCGACCAGATGTGTCCTATTTTAAAGTGGATACTGCTAAAGCTTGCCAAGAAGAATCAGCCACAATTCAGTTAATGTTGCGTCATCTTGTGCAACAGTTTGAAAATCACAAGCTCAAACCTCTAACCAACACAGTTTTTCCTATTCAATCCGCGGTCAATGCGTTTCGTTATATGCAGCAGGCGAAACACATTGGTAAGATAATTTTGAACTGGCAAACAGGTATTGTACAAGCTAATGGCAGCTATCTAATTACAGGTGGTTGTAGCGGATTAGGATTGTTAGTTGCTCGTTGGTTAGTAGAGCAGGGGGCACGTCATTTAATTTTGCTCGGACGAAGTGGGGTACAACAAGAAAACGCTGCTCAAATTGCTGAGATTGAACAAGCAGGAACCTCTGTCACCATCATGCCAGCGGATGTATCCAATTGGGTCGAAATGACAAAGGTATTCTCCTACATAAACGAAAACCTTCCGCCTTTGCGGGGAATTATTCATGCCGCTGGTGTGTTGGATGATGGATTAATTCAACAACAAACTTGGCAACGATTTACAAAGGTAATGGCTCCTAAAGTTCAGGGTGCTTGGAATCTTCATAATCTTAGTCAGCACGAGTCGTTAGATTTCTTTGTCATGTTTTCTTCCAGTGCATCTTTATTAGGAGCCCCAGGGCAAGGAAATTATGCGGCGGCAAATGCTTTTCTCGATGCTTTAGCATCCTATCGACGCAGCCAAGGATTAGCCGGTTTAAGCATTAATTGGGGACCTTGGGCAGAAGTGGGGATGACAGCCAAACTGCAACTAGGCGATCGCCTGAGCCAAAAAGGTGAAGATAGCATTTACCCTCAACAGGGGTTAGAAATACTAGAAATGCTGCTGATGGAATCACCTGTGCAGGTGGGAGTTATGCCGATGAATTGGACGCGATTCTGGGAAAGACAAACGGCAATTACTCCAATATTTTCCCAATTGCAGCAGAGCTTAGAATTAAAAGTTGGCCAGCAATCTGTTATCGAGTTTCATAAACATTTAGAAACTCTGCCTTTTGCGGAACGGAAAGCCGCTTTAACAAGCCATTTATGTAGCCAAGCAGCAAAAATTCTTGGGATAAAAAATCCTCAGCAGTTATCTACAGGGGAACGGCTGGTAGATTTGGGACTAGACTCTTTGATGGCGATCGAATTTTTGAGTTTGTTGCAATCTAGTTTAGGAGTTTCCTTAAGTTCAGCGTTGCTGTTTGAGTATCCTACTGTTGAGGCACTGGTTGATTATTTGTCTAAGGATTTTGTGACTTCTGAAGAGGTTAATAGCGTTTCTCTGACTCAAGGTAAGGATAGTCAAGCAGTTTTACCGGGGGCAAATCAGGGGAATAGTTCTCAGCATCACTCTACGATTATTGCCATTCAAACCCAAGGCACAAAAACACCTTTATTCTGTGTATCTGGTATTTTGGGAAGCGTGTTTGATTTCTATGGTTTGGCACGTTACCTGGGTGCAGATCAACCTTTTTATGGATTGCGTTCTTTGGGATTGGTAACAGGGGAGCAACCTTTAACTGTAATGACTGAAATTGCGGATCACCATATCCAAGCCATCCAAAAAATTCAACCCCAAGGTCCCTATAAATTGGCTGGACATTCCTTTGGTGGAAAAGTGGCTTTTGAGATGGCTCGACAACTTCAGGATCAGGGGCAAGCAGTATCTTTCCTGGCAATCATGGATATTCCAGCGGCATTGATAGGGAGCGATCGCCAGATTGGAACTTGGGATAATGCTGAATACATCACCAAGCTGGCAGAAATTTATGGGGGTGGCAGTGGTGAGCGTTTAGTAATTTCACCAGAAAGTTTACGCACGTTAAAGCTAGAGGAGCAATTGAGGGTATTACTAGATCAATTACAACAAATTGGTCAAAAGCTGACTGAAGTAGAATTACAACAAATTTTCTCGGTGTATCGCGCAAATATGATTGCGGATACAGCCTATATTCCACCCAAGTGCGAGGTTTCTATTACTTTGTTGAGAGCCAAGGAAATAGGGCAGCTTGATTTTCTCCCCGATGCCATCACCACTGAGAAAGACCCTTCCTGGGGTTGGCAACAGGTTTCTACGAAACCGATTCAACTTCATGTTATCCCTGGTAATCATTTCACAATGATTAAGGAACCCCATGTTCAATTTCTGGCTCGGCAACTCAAGTAA
- a CDS encoding sterol desaturase family protein, translated as MLTLGINAFSGMIAIALQISFLSAFLQQFPSGTGQWGLTALAAPLLLQIVTYLLIEDLKRYAFHRLDHSLLFFWRFHKVHHGVTELNCITGSRDHPVFNLGHLASDIGLAYLLGVSNEALVIGLSIRMVFGGILPHFNVDFPNMKETFPWWAYLIATPNFHAWHHTVHCRYDANLADMFPFWDILFGTFEKPLGSSRDWQFGLSDSEQLSQSVVGQLVSPLTTINRISSNTQIN; from the coding sequence TTGCTAACTTTAGGAATTAATGCCTTTTCAGGGATGATAGCGATCGCCCTTCAAATCAGTTTCTTGAGTGCCTTTCTCCAACAGTTTCCGTCAGGGACAGGACAGTGGGGATTGACTGCTCTCGCTGCACCCCTATTGTTACAAATTGTTACTTATTTACTCATAGAAGACTTGAAAAGGTATGCTTTTCACAGATTAGATCATTCCTTGCTATTTTTTTGGCGGTTTCATAAAGTGCATCATGGAGTTACCGAACTCAATTGCATTACTGGAAGCCGCGACCATCCCGTGTTTAATCTAGGGCATCTAGCTTCAGATATTGGTCTAGCCTATCTTCTAGGAGTTAGTAATGAAGCATTAGTAATTGGTCTAAGTATTCGGATGGTATTTGGTGGCATCCTGCCCCATTTCAACGTAGACTTTCCCAATATGAAAGAAACGTTTCCTTGGTGGGCTTATTTAATTGCCACTCCTAACTTTCATGCTTGGCATCATACAGTACATTGCCGTTATGATGCTAACCTGGCAGATATGTTTCCCTTCTGGGATATCCTGTTTGGCACTTTTGAGAAACCGCTTGGTAGTTCTCGTGATTGGCAGTTTGGTTTGTCAGATTCAGAACAGCTTTCCCAATCAGTTGTTGGGCAACTTGTATCCCCCTTAACCACTATTAACCGAATTTCCTCAAACACACAAATCAATTAA
- a CDS encoding amino acid adenylation domain-containing protein, whose translation MVVVMANLLPPNFGEQGIVNYKEEIPVLPVLINTEGQKLLEAWNHTETDYRRDWCIHHWFEEQAQQTPDTTAVVFGHEKLTYQQLNQRANQLAHHLQRLGVKPETLVGICIERSLEMVVALLAVLKAGAAYVPLDPSYPPDRLAYMLADAQVYLLLTTGKLLETYSEIAPVAQGYTVVDLDREWDKISQISKDNPVSSVQPHNLAYVLYTSGSTGKPKGVMMEHLPLVNLIDWHMHNRVTPAKTLQFAPLSFDISFHEIFSTWCSGGTLVLISEEQRRNPEALFNVILTQGVEKIYLPFAALQQLAKIAKGRSLPLREVMTAGEQLLIVPAIAEFFQKSGCILHNHYGATECQDVTAFTLSNNVQDWQTLPPIGRPIHNTQIYILDRSYQLVPIGAEGELYIGGEGIARGYFNRPDLTQERFIANPFGPGRLYKTGDLARYLPDGNIQHLGRADRQVKLRGFRIELGEIEGLLSQHPMVRECAVILREDVPGNKRLVAYVVPLNEAVTNDLELILHRHLRSNLPDYMVPTAIVFLEEMPLTPTGKLDRRNFPVPKRSLPLLTSEIVLPQTETEKQIAQVWQDILQLEAVSITQNFFDLGGTSLLLMQVYEKLVEIFHNRLTTITTLFQYPTIQKLAAELSEEKAQQQVTKWALNQRNCYSMASHQRQVRQAHRQRHR comes from the coding sequence ATGGTAGTAGTAATGGCGAATTTATTGCCGCCCAACTTTGGTGAACAAGGCATAGTTAACTACAAGGAAGAAATTCCTGTTTTACCTGTCTTGATTAACACTGAGGGACAAAAATTATTAGAAGCCTGGAATCATACCGAAACTGATTACAGGCGAGACTGGTGTATTCATCATTGGTTCGAGGAACAAGCGCAACAAACGCCAGATACAACGGCAGTAGTATTCGGCCATGAAAAACTAACTTATCAACAACTGAATCAACGAGCTAATCAACTTGCTCATCACCTACAGAGATTAGGAGTTAAACCAGAAACTTTAGTAGGGATTTGTATTGAGCGCTCCCTAGAAATGGTTGTAGCACTATTAGCGGTTCTCAAAGCAGGTGCCGCTTATGTTCCCCTCGATCCCTCCTATCCCCCAGATCGCCTTGCCTATATGTTGGCAGATGCCCAGGTGTATCTGCTATTAACTACCGGAAAATTGTTAGAAACTTACTCAGAAATTGCCCCTGTGGCTCAGGGATATACTGTCGTTGATTTAGATCGCGAATGGGATAAAATATCACAAATAAGTAAGGACAATCCAGTTAGTTCAGTTCAGCCACATAACTTAGCCTACGTTCTTTACACCTCTGGTTCCACCGGCAAACCCAAAGGGGTGATGATGGAACATCTACCACTGGTTAATCTAATTGACTGGCATATGCATAATCGGGTCACTCCCGCCAAAACGCTACAATTTGCTCCCCTAAGTTTTGATATCTCCTTCCATGAAATTTTTTCTACCTGGTGTTCTGGCGGAACATTAGTGTTGATTTCCGAAGAGCAGCGACGCAACCCCGAAGCTTTATTCAATGTTATATTGACCCAAGGTGTTGAAAAAATTTATTTGCCTTTTGCCGCACTTCAGCAATTAGCAAAAATTGCTAAAGGTAGATCCCTACCGCTGCGGGAAGTAATGACAGCGGGGGAACAATTGCTGATTGTGCCGGCGATCGCTGAATTCTTCCAGAAAAGCGGCTGCATTTTGCACAACCATTATGGAGCCACAGAATGCCAAGATGTGACAGCTTTTACCCTATCAAATAACGTCCAAGATTGGCAGACTCTACCCCCAATTGGTCGTCCCATCCACAATACTCAAATTTATATATTAGACCGCTCTTATCAATTAGTACCCATCGGCGCTGAAGGGGAATTGTACATTGGTGGCGAAGGAATTGCTAGAGGTTATTTTAACCGTCCTGACCTCACCCAGGAGCGGTTTATTGCTAATCCCTTTGGCCCTGGTCGTCTTTACAAAACCGGAGATTTAGCTCGCTATTTGCCAGATGGTAATATTCAGCACTTGGGACGTGCCGATCGTCAAGTGAAGTTGCGAGGATTTCGCATTGAATTAGGGGAAATTGAAGGGTTGTTATCTCAACATCCGATGGTGCGGGAGTGTGCAGTAATTCTGCGAGAAGATGTACCCGGTAATAAGCGTTTAGTAGCTTATGTTGTCCCCTTAAACGAGGCAGTTACTAATGACCTAGAATTAATCCTACATCGTCATTTACGATCCAATTTGCCTGATTATATGGTGCCGACGGCTATAGTGTTTTTGGAGGAGATGCCCCTTACTCCCACCGGCAAACTAGATCGGCGTAATTTTCCTGTTCCTAAGCGATCGCTGCCCTTGTTGACAAGTGAAATAGTTTTGCCACAAACTGAGACAGAAAAACAGATTGCTCAGGTCTGGCAAGATATTTTACAATTGGAAGCAGTATCCATCACTCAGAATTTTTTTGATTTGGGTGGTACTTCTTTGTTACTCATGCAAGTTTATGAAAAACTTGTAGAAATTTTTCATAATCGGCTCACAACAATTACCACTTTATTCCAATATCCCACCATTCAAAAATTAGCCGCAGAATTAAGTGAAGAAAAAGCACAGCAACAAGTAACAAAATGGGCTTTAAACCAGAGGAATTGTTACTCAATGGCCTCTCACCAACGGCAAGTCCGACAAGCACATCGCCAGCGTCACAGATGA
- a CDS encoding formylglycine-generating enzyme family protein: MRLRAFPRFFEFTRNFSSFDGKKTPFYFGETITTDLANYNGNYTYGDGSKGLYRGKTTEVGTFPPNAFGLYDMHGNIWEWCQDIWQDSYHNYLAVPTDETTEKRQEKIRNVLRGGSWFDYPVNCRSAYRCQGNPARKYEFFGFRVVCLLPETV; this comes from the coding sequence TTGCGGCTACGAGCTTTCCCCAGATTTTTTGAATTTACCAGGAATTTCTCCAGCTTTGATGGCAAAAAAACCCCATTTTATTTTGGCGAAACTATTACCACCGATCTAGCCAATTACAATGGCAACTACACTTATGGTGACGGGTCAAAAGGACTTTATCGAGGCAAAACTACCGAGGTTGGCACTTTTCCACCGAATGCTTTTGGACTCTACGATATGCATGGAAATATTTGGGAATGGTGCCAAGATATTTGGCAAGATAGTTATCATAATTATCTTGCTGTACCGACTGATGAAACTACGGAAAAACGTCAGGAAAAAATCAGGAATGTACTACGGGGTGGTTCGTGGTTCGACTATCCGGTAAACTGTCGTTCCGCCTATCGCTGCCAAGGCAACCCCGCCCGTAAGTATGAATTCTTCGGGTTCCGGGTGGTCTGCTTGCTGCCGGAAACGGTGTAA